Part of the Paenibacillus kyungheensis genome, TGCTAATTTTACCGCAGATAAAATACTTATTTTTTCTCTAGGAAATTGATTTTTTTGTGCTAATAGACGTAATAACCAGTTGCCATTAATAGCATTAAAGAAATTGATGATAGGTGGTAAAGTATCAGGATCAATTTCGATCGTATGTGATCTTAAAAATTCTTCGATTAGGCGTTGATATTGTTTAGAGCGTCTAGTCACTGTAATCGCATCAAATCCGCTTGAGGAAGTATATTGATCACTATAATGGATAACAAGTAATTCTTTCTGCATATCATTGTTTTTAAAGAAGCTTAGATCGACTTTAGGTTCAATGAATGTCACCCAATGTGCAGAATCATATATTAAATCTAACTTTTGTTTATGAGTTGCAGAAATAGCAGTTACAATATTCATATTTTCTTGATAGTTATCTAATGTACGAGCTACACGTAATAAAGAATTTAACTTAGGCACTAATTTTAATAATGGTGCGTCTGATGTTTGATAGTATTTCATACCAAATCCTGTTTTATAATCTTCATTAATAAATATAGAAGGGATACCAGAAACTAAGCCAAATAGAGATACACCACTAATAATTTCAGAAGCATTACTTGTAGCTATTTGTTCGATTTTACTCATTTGATAAAAAGTAATATGACTATATTCATATTGATCTGTATTTACATCTTGAGAGTAAAATTTAACTTGATCTCTAAAAATATTTAGTAATTCCTCTGAATGATATCCTTCTAAATCTAATTTTAAATTAAAATTTTTGGCGATCTCGTCAGCATCTGAATATTGAGACATTTCTTCAAAAGAATTATTAATACCTTTTTCAGCATAGATATGAATTTCAATAGGTAATAAATCTTTTTTCTCAATATTCTTTTTTAACTGACGTTTGTAGTATTCAAATAGTCCTTGAAGAATCTCTTGACAATCTCCCATGTTAATTGTATTAATTTTCAAGGGAGCTCTATAGTCCAAATCAAATAGATAAGAGAAATGTTCTGTAAACTCTTCAACTTTTTCTTGTACTAACTTACTTACAAAAAACTTAGATGACTCAAATCGTGGTAGACTTTGATCAATATAAGTTGTCCATTCTAAAGAATCACTTTGTTCTACAGCTTTGTATAATTTAGAAGAATTAAACGATACATAAGGCAACAGATTAGTTGGACGCAGTGAACGAAGTAGTTCGTCATTAATCACTTCTGAACCTAATAGATCGTGTAGCTGAAGTTGGTAAGCTAAGTTTAAAGGATGGAGTGGAGTATATAACCACTCAGGTTCTTTTAAGCCTTTACGAATAGTTCCAATGAGTACTAAATCTCTTTGGGTTTGTTCTAGAGATTGACCATTATTTAATTTTTCTAATTCTTGTAAATAAATAGAAATGTACTTTTTCGCTAATTCAAGATATTCTTCATCAAAATAAGCCAAGCTAGGTAATAATTGATTATTTCTAAAATAACGTAAAAGATTGTAATATGCTTCTTTTAGATTATCAGTAATTGTAATAGTTTCAGGTACTAATTCTCCAGCTTCTTCTATAAAATAAAGTTGATTATCTACTATCAATTTCAGTTCTCGATCTAAACTCTTTTTAAATTCCCCTTGCGCATAAGTTTCGCGAGTGCCTTGTATAATTTTCATTTTATCGTTTTCAATTCGGTAGATAAAATGTTCTTGTTTCTCACGTTTTAATTTCCAAACATTGAATCCACCAATAGGTACAGGACGTTCAACTACATCTTGTACAGCAAAAGGAATTTCAGTGTTTAAAAGTTTGATAGAGAAGTAAATAAGTTCTTCTTCATTTGAATTTTCTATATTTTTAGAAATAACCAGTTCATCCGATTCACTTAGTTCAAACTGATTTTGTTCAGAATCTTCGTTCAGATTCACATGTACAACTTTTTCAGCATCTTTATTAAAAATCCATTGTTCATCATCTGAATTAATTAGGATTCGAGAACCTTTAGATTTAGCTGATTTGGATAAATGCACCGTATATGAGGTTTGGATCGATTGTAAGAATTTTTCTGATGACTCTACAACAGCAATTTTAAATTCATATGCAGGCGAAACGTCAGTTTTATACTTTATACCAAAAAAGCTTGTTTCACCTGGTTCATGATGTAACTGGATTTTTAGTTTTTTTCCTGCTTGTTCAGCATTTATTTTTTGTTTAATTATATCTTCAATATATTTACTTTTTATAAAATCATTGAATAGAAATTCAATATTAATAGTACTAAGCTTTTTTGGGTTGAATATAATAATATTTCTTTTGCGTTCTTTACTTTTAGTTCCACCTTCTGATTTTTCCCAATAAGTTAGACTTTCAAAAGTTAATTTCTTAGTAGATTCTAAATATTGTAATTCTTTATCCTTTAATTTTTTTTGATTAGAATAATGAACTATACCAAAATCAGTATCATACCATTCTAATAAAGAGAGAGTTCTTACCCCAACATCATCAAAGCGTCGCTCCAAACTAGTATCAAGAGAACCATATTGATGAGCCATTTCAACATCGTTAAATAAAGATTGATTTTCTTTTAACCGTTCTTTGACTTGTTTATCCGTCATAGGAGTATTAAATAATTCAGAATCATAAAACAATCCAAAATCTTTGTAGTCAGTAGATTCCATTTTTTGATTATTTAGAACAGTAAGAACTTTCTCATAATCAAATAGAGTTACTTGTTCGTGTAGTCCTTGTTGTGCTTTATTATTAGACATACTAAAATTCAGTACTAATTTTTCCTCTTTAGAAAGACTAGAATCATCCATTAAATGATGTAAATTTTTTTCGATAGAATTGATATGAAAAGGCATTCCTTCTTTAGAAAAAGAAGTCATTCCTTGAACCAAACTATCTAAATTAGAGTTGTGGATAAGTAACATTGCTTTGTCTGAAAAAGGTTCTTCGTTTATTCCTACTTTGTTACGAAGAGTAGTCAAAAAATCAGGGGTGACCTCATCAATATTAGATGCTATTAAAACTTGTGTTGAGTTATTCACTAAGCATATAGATTGGTAAAAACCATCTTCTGTATGCATTAAGAATGGTTCAATATAATCTAATAATTTAACTTGTTCCACAAGTGCCTGTACTTGTTCAGAACGTTCAAATTGAATATGGTATTTTTCTCCTGGCTGTATATCAATATGATTAAAGAATCTTTGAATTTGTTTTGCTAAATAATTATAAAAATGCTTTGACATATATTGCATCCCCACTATCACTTTTTTTCTCTAACAAGTTTAATTTTTCAAAATAATCGACAATAGCTTCTTGAGTATCACGGTCAAAAATAATACCTCTAATTTCAAATTCAATAAATAAATTTTTAAGTCTAATTTTTGATTCATCTTTAATTATGAGTTTAGTTAAAAATAACAGATAATCTGTATCTAAAATCAACATTTTTCCTGATCTTCCCCGTGATTTTAAAAATGTCTTTTGACAGAAGTTAACAAACCATTGTTTATACTTATTATAAGGTCCAGATCTCGCTTCGACGAATTGATGATCAATCATATTAAATAGCAAATAAAGTGTATTTAGTACAGGTAAATCATATGGTTCAGAAATGGTTCCTAATAGTTCCCATTTACTATCGTGTGACAATTTTTCTTTATATTCTTCAATTAAAGTAATAATTTGATCATTAAGTATATCTTGTTCTTCTGAAGACATTGAATAAATTTCCTCAGCAATCTTTTGATACGAAAATATGACTGAATCTTGTTCAGCGTGCGAGTCCTCATTAGACATAGTGAAATTAAGCATTTTCAAAAAGTTAATATGTGTGAAAGTTTGATCAATTAAACTCTCCAAATTTTTCCAACCATACTCATAACTGATTCTTGTTTTAGATAACCGCTCTTCATTTTCAAAAGTAAAGTATACAGGACGTATGTTTTTTTCTATAGGTTTGAATAATGATTCGTTTCTAATAGAAAATTGAGTGATGTAGAAAAAATAATAATAAGCAATCAATTGGTCGACTTGAGTAGTAAACAATTCATTTTTACTTATAAGCCATTTAAAATCTTGTCTAAATAATTTGGATATATCAGGTAACATGGATATATAACTTTTATTTTTGATTTCACTATTAGTTAATTGGGGTAACGCTTTAAATAAAAGCTTACTCATAACATCTGAATATTCTTGTTGATCTGATTCAATTATCCAAGCATTTTCTGAATCCCATAAAATGTTATAAAGAAAAATAGCTAAGCGTTTATTCTCATTCCCTTTAGTATGGATATAATACAAAGTTTGGGGGTGGAATAAATAAAGTTGATTATTCTCGTCCAAAAATAAGGTTTTGATTATTTGTTTAAACTCACTGCGTTGATTTATATCTTGAAAAGTAATGGAATCTACTACTTTGTTAATAAGTTGATCAGTATCAACAACTTCTAATACTTTCTTTTTTCCAACTAATCGAATAAACTCACCAGTTACTTCTCTTAAATTATAATGATTATCTTTAAAGTTAGTATTATAAGGAAGAAATTCTAATTCTGTCTTTGGATTATGTTTGATAGAAGTATCAAATTTAAAGTTTTTTTTGATAGCTTCTATATTCAGTTGATATACCATGCACTCACATCTCCATGAAAGAGTATTTATCAAACGTTTTATCGTACTTCAAAACATAACGAGTAGATTTACCAAATTGTTTACTTTCAAAAATAATTTCTTCACTTTGATTACTTGAACTACTAAGGTTATCGATAAATTCTACAAATTTGATAAATTGAAATTTATCTTTTTTATTGGGACGATAGCCATTTTTAATACGAATCAATAGTGCATATAATGAAAAATCAATATCTATAGAAGGAATAGAAGCTTCATCTATATAATGAGTATTTTTAGTTTTAAAATTCAAGGTTAACATCGGTAAAAACTTATATAAATCTTTTTCTGGATTTATATCATTTTTTTTAATATAAGGTTCAATATCTAATTTTTGTAATGCATAATATTGCGTTTGAGGTTGTCCAATCTGCACATAAATTAAAGCAGAACTACCTTCACCATTCCATTTGTAAATTGCTTGACTTACTTCTTCACGATATAGTTGAGATAGTTTACTAATATCTTTTTTATTCCAATAAAATAGATAGCGCATAAATTCTTGATACGTATTATCTTTAAAAGAATCATGAATTTCGTTCGGAATAAGATAATAAAGATATACAAACAATTTAGTTAAAATTTGTTTGAACTTTTGATCTTTATCTAATTGATTTCTCCAAGGCGAATTAGGAATTAATGATCTTGCAAAATAAGGTAACTGGTTGATAGTAATATGTTTTTCGAATAATTCTGAACCATCTTTACAAGATTTAAATTCGATCAAATAATCATCTAATTTTTCTGTTCTCAAACGTGTTGGATTGATTTGATGAATGGCTTGATGAATTGGAGAAGCATCAAATTTTTCAAATAATTGAAAAGGTAATAAACAAGTTGTATACGTTCTGAAATCTTGATTATTAACGATGTCTAAAATTTGTGTATGATTTAGGTTTTCCATAGAAGATGGAACTAAAATATTATATACAAAATCGAGTAAAGCACGTGTAGATATGATCAATTTTTCTTTGACCATAGATTGAATGAGTAGGCTAATAATTTGATCTTGAACATCATCCTGTTGAAATAACTCATAATTTTGAATGATGGGATTTTTAGCAGAAGATTCTTTATCTTCTTGTAGATCATTCAAATAAGCTTGATAAAAAGGATTTGTATCTGTTAGTTGAGTAATCTTTTGAAATAATCCTTTAATGTAATCAGATTTCGGACCTTCTTCAGTAAGCTGGTACATATGATAATCACTAAAATTAATATATTTGAACAAGTGATCGTCTGCGCATAGTTCATCTTCAATGACTGATTCAAGTATCTTCTTCTGGTAGACATACTCACGTAATCGACTAAAGGATTTACCTTCTTCTGAATCAATAAAATTGTTTAATGCACCTAAATTAATAGCTAATACCATATTTTTTGTACTATTTAACTCTAAACCTTCATCAGAAAAAGGATGCAGTACATGTGCTAACGTTTCAATAGACGTTTTACGAGGAGAAAAACTTTCTGTTGCATCATTGTGTAGATAGAATATATTTTCATCATTTAAAAAATCATATTTGTTTTTTAAATAAGAAAGGATATGAGATTTACCATCTCCAACACCGCCACAAACTAGAATAAGTTGAGCAGCAGGAGAAGAATAGGCTTCATTAATATGTTTTTCTAATTCTTCTTCTACTGGTCGTTGAATATGCATGTATTTTTTGAAATCACTAAAATGTTCTAAATTTTCTACAGCTTCTTTTGATGATTGTTTACATCTTTTTAGCATATCAATAAAATGTATTGGAATATTAGTCTCCATTCAGTATCCTCCAAATAGTAATCTTTATTCTTTCTAGATTTTATAATTAAGTATTTAATAGTCATATTAATTTTATATTGGTACTTAGGGCGTAGGTCGCTAGTTGCTACTAACTTTTTTATTGTATCCTTTTTAATTGGAAATGGGAATCCAATTTTATGTGAAATTTTTCTATAGCATACAAAAACATTTGAAAATGAGTAATTGTTCATAATGATTAATTCTATAACTACTTAGATTTGCATTATTTCAGTCTCAATTGTAGTGTGAAAGTGTAATGATTAATTAAAAGATATGACAACTTAGGGAGAATTGCTATGACCTTACCAATAGAGCTTCAAAATATTTTTATACACAAACAAAAATCTTATAAAATGGTCTTAATTCTTGTACTAATAGAAGAAATAAAATCAACACGTTTAAGAGAAGTATCACTAACTAAAATAAAAGAACGTTTTTTAGCTTATTTTCAAGAGCGTGAAGCCAATAATCTACCTGTAGATGCACCGCCTTCACGTATGGCGTTTCGCTGGGCAGATCTGCCACTAAATCGAGTTCAGTATATGATAGATTCTCAGATCGAAGCCCTCTCATCTATTCTCGATCATCCTAACGGCAGTTACACATTAGGCTTCAAGCAAGAGTATTATGATCGGTGGGATCAGTCTGTTCTGGATGAATTGTATCAGTACGCACAGGACGAACTGGATACGTACTACGCACCGCCTCAATCGGATTTTTCTCTCCGCGAAGACTTATTGAACATCATGTCATCGTACACTCAAGCCAAAGCTCAACCGCTTACTGGGCATCCGCTTGCTGAATATGTGCGTAAGACAGTACCAGAACATCTCAAGTCACTACCGTTTATCCATAATCACTTCAAAGTGCAAGGATCGGTAGGGCGGGGGAATTGGGCGACCATTCCGTGGTTAGCAGTAATGTATCCACAGATTACAGATACGATTCAGCGCGGGGTATATGTGGCGTATTTATTTTCTGCTGATATGCAGCATGTGTATTTGACACTGAATCAAGGATTGGGTGAAGCACGTAGTCATCTGGGACGAGCAGAGAGTACAACCTTTCTACAAGAACGTACAAAAGAGATACGTGCGCAGTTACCGGAGAATCGGATGAATCGATCAGATGATATTGAACTTAATGATGGACGATTAGGCGATGATTACCAGACGTCGACGATTGCTTATTTCCACTATGAACGGGAGCATATGCCCGATAATGAACAGTTGATCACCGATCTATGGGATGCGATGGATAGTTATATGTTCTATATCGAGAGTCAGGCGATCACTCCAAATACAGTCTGGACTACAGTTGTACATGATGAAGAGAGTGACGAAGATTTCTCTACACAGATTCGCGATCGGGATGTACAGGAGACACTAAGTAATATCCGCGAATACATCGCCCAACGTGGATTCTACTTCCCAGCCCACTTAATCGACAACTTCTACCTCTCGCTCAAAGCACGTCCGTTTGTTATTCTCGCAGGCATCTCCGGCACAGGGAAGACGCGGTTGATTCGTTTGTTCGCTGAAGCGGTTGGGGCAACTGCGCTGAACGGGCAATTTCGGTTGATTCCTGTACGTCCAGATTGGAGTGATCCGACCGATCTGATCGGGTACAAAGATTTGTCTGGCACCTTCAAGCCAGGCC contains:
- the dptH gene encoding DNA phosphorothioation-dependent restriction protein DptH; translated protein: MSKHFYNYLAKQIQRFFNHIDIQPGEKYHIQFERSEQVQALVEQVKLLDYIEPFLMHTEDGFYQSICLVNNSTQVLIASNIDEVTPDFLTTLRNKVGINEEPFSDKAMLLIHNSNLDSLVQGMTSFSKEGMPFHINSIEKNLHHLMDDSSLSKEEKLVLNFSMSNNKAQQGLHEQVTLFDYEKVLTVLNNQKMESTDYKDFGLFYDSELFNTPMTDKQVKERLKENQSLFNDVEMAHQYGSLDTSLERRFDDVGVRTLSLLEWYDTDFGIVHYSNQKKLKDKELQYLESTKKLTFESLTYWEKSEGGTKSKERKRNIIIFNPKKLSTINIEFLFNDFIKSKYIEDIIKQKINAEQAGKKLKIQLHHEPGETSFFGIKYKTDVSPAYEFKIAVVESSEKFLQSIQTSYTVHLSKSAKSKGSRILINSDDEQWIFNKDAEKVVHVNLNEDSEQNQFELSESDELVISKNIENSNEEELIYFSIKLLNTEIPFAVQDVVERPVPIGGFNVWKLKREKQEHFIYRIENDKMKIIQGTRETYAQGEFKKSLDRELKLIVDNQLYFIEEAGELVPETITITDNLKEAYYNLLRYFRNNQLLPSLAYFDEEYLELAKKYISIYLQELEKLNNGQSLEQTQRDLVLIGTIRKGLKEPEWLYTPLHPLNLAYQLQLHDLLGSEVINDELLRSLRPTNLLPYVSFNSSKLYKAVEQSDSLEWTTYIDQSLPRFESSKFFVSKLVQEKVEEFTEHFSYLFDLDYRAPLKINTINMGDCQEILQGLFEYYKRQLKKNIEKKDLLPIEIHIYAEKGINNSFEEMSQYSDADEIAKNFNLKLDLEGYHSEELLNIFRDQVKFYSQDVNTDQYEYSHITFYQMSKIEQIATSNASEIISGVSLFGLVSGIPSIFINEDYKTGFGMKYYQTSDAPLLKLVPKLNSLLRVARTLDNYQENMNIVTAISATHKQKLDLIYDSAHWVTFIEPKVDLSFFKNNDMQKELLVIHYSDQYTSSSGFDAITVTRRSKQYQRLIEEFLRSHTIEIDPDTLPPIINFFNAINGNWLLRLLAQKNQFPREKISILSAVKLALAAFAHRDIIWIPISMEEILRISGGTGLRQSEGLFSARNLGRFGSYSDDLLLIGIEQQDEQLFVHYYPIEVKIGNNSNNVQEKAISQVIETKNLLIEFLTTEDNFTAKLYRNFFIQLAISSAEKMNLYSIWPEQYWKTITDSECRGRLLNDDYQISTTLNKYIGDGAVISFKKDVVFTDIEHSENVMIFNYPEKSGYDLIVRSVEDIKNHIQSDYGDIPSNQLLSNLYSFEGSQNTDEFDKDILSSREKIITAVSAQLQVDQIISANLNMESSNTVDLNETEQKPLEILFGHNAQNNEEIKWYPTTTDKVLHTNTGIIGTMGTGKTQFTKSLITQLSRNSKDNVNSTPIGILIFDYKGDYIKPEFTEATNAKVYDLYHLPYNPLSLYVTKPIKPLLPVHTSGSLTDTISNSFGLGQVQSIILKGIIMEAYAKKGIVRKDATTWEKPAPTLSDVYDLFVEKEDTKVDSLYAALQELYETEVFEPDADKTISLFDMIDGITVIDLSGFSESIQNLVVSITLDVFYNQMQMQGHSTIDGTYREITKMILVDEADNFLSKNFTSIKKILKEGREYGVGTILSTQFMNHFSTSDNDYANYIRTWIVHSVAEMSTKEIRMVFSTQSKAEEENIMNRIKSLEKHYSIVKNGSEQLVWMKDKAFWELNS
- the dptG gene encoding DNA phosphorothioation-dependent restriction protein DptG; protein product: MVYQLNIEAIKKNFKFDTSIKHNPKTELEFLPYNTNFKDNHYNLREVTGEFIRLVGKKKVLEVVDTDQLINKVVDSITFQDINQRSEFKQIIKTLFLDENNQLYLFHPQTLYYIHTKGNENKRLAIFLYNILWDSENAWIIESDQQEYSDVMSKLLFKALPQLTNSEIKNKSYISMLPDISKLFRQDFKWLISKNELFTTQVDQLIAYYYFFYITQFSIRNESLFKPIEKNIRPVYFTFENEERLSKTRISYEYGWKNLESLIDQTFTHINFLKMLNFTMSNEDSHAEQDSVIFSYQKIAEEIYSMSSEEQDILNDQIITLIEEYKEKLSHDSKWELLGTISEPYDLPVLNTLYLLFNMIDHQFVEARSGPYNKYKQWFVNFCQKTFLKSRGRSGKMLILDTDYLLFLTKLIIKDESKIRLKNLFIEFEIRGIIFDRDTQEAIVDYFEKLNLLEKKSDSGDAIYVKAFL
- the dptF gene encoding DNA phosphorothioation-dependent restriction protein DptF, with the protein product METNIPIHFIDMLKRCKQSSKEAVENLEHFSDFKKYMHIQRPVEEELEKHINEAYSSPAAQLILVCGGVGDGKSHILSYLKNKYDFLNDENIFYLHNDATESFSPRKTSIETLAHVLHPFSDEGLELNSTKNMVLAINLGALNNFIDSEEGKSFSRLREYVYQKKILESVIEDELCADDHLFKYINFSDYHMYQLTEEGPKSDYIKGLFQKITQLTDTNPFYQAYLNDLQEDKESSAKNPIIQNYELFQQDDVQDQIISLLIQSMVKEKLIISTRALLDFVYNILVPSSMENLNHTQILDIVNNQDFRTYTTCLLPFQLFEKFDASPIHQAIHQINPTRLRTEKLDDYLIEFKSCKDGSELFEKHITINQLPYFARSLIPNSPWRNQLDKDQKFKQILTKLFVYLYYLIPNEIHDSFKDNTYQEFMRYLFYWNKKDISKLSQLYREEVSQAIYKWNGEGSSALIYVQIGQPQTQYYALQKLDIEPYIKKNDINPEKDLYKFLPMLTLNFKTKNTHYIDEASIPSIDIDFSLYALLIRIKNGYRPNKKDKFQFIKFVEFIDNLSSSSNQSEEIIFESKQFGKSTRYVLKYDKTFDKYSFMEM
- a CDS encoding McrB family protein → MTLPIELQNIFIHKQKSYKMVLILVLIEEIKSTRLREVSLTKIKERFLAYFQEREANNLPVDAPPSRMAFRWADLPLNRVQYMIDSQIEALSSILDHPNGSYTLGFKQEYYDRWDQSVLDELYQYAQDELDTYYAPPQSDFSLREDLLNIMSSYTQAKAQPLTGHPLAEYVRKTVPEHLKSLPFIHNHFKVQGSVGRGNWATIPWLAVMYPQITDTIQRGVYVAYLFSADMQHVYLTLNQGLGEARSHLGRAESTTFLQERTKEIRAQLPENRMNRSDDIELNDGRLGDDYQTSTIAYFHYEREHMPDNEQLITDLWDAMDSYMFYIESQAITPNTVWTTVVHDEESDEDFSTQIRDRDVQETLSNIREYIAQRGFYFPAHLIDNFYLSLKARPFVILAGISGTGKTRLIRLFAEAVGATALNGQFRLIPVRPDWSDPTDLIGYKDLSGTFKPGPLTSVITEASQPENRNKPYFICLDEMNLARVEHYFSDILSLLETQSWQGRHIVTDPVIPAATLELESDLERYGNLGIPENVYLIGTVNMDETTYPFSKKVLDRANTLEFNSIDLMQLPKLREESQQVVEAVPVEQSFLRADYLQLIDAYDHYADLITRTTERLVTVNEILEDIHAHVGFRIRDAVCFYVIYNERFGLMSEAEAFDLQIMQKILQRIQGSQSGVRRVLVKLLRLCLQDSVRIPSPMEDDDVFWAQWDRGNTPPQATYPQTAHKLVDMIVRLDEDGFTSYWIS